The Antennarius striatus isolate MH-2024 chromosome 23, ASM4005453v1, whole genome shotgun sequence genome has a segment encoding these proteins:
- the LOC137590878 gene encoding mucin-2-like isoform X3, whose amino-acid sequence MTTTRTTSTPTINANISSTPANTTPPTTTTTTNDTTANATTNTTTTSTTTSVSIDTTATTINNMTIIPTPPSTSTITNANSNISTTTTTTTSSTTTLVTTTTTTPAPPVAVVIAVVLIVPFEPALEDPNSQQFQQLEAVIVNDFTIVYRRRFGVVFLRVIVVGFRPVVTGRRMVGTEAIVEVVLNNTAPSDQIPTPDDVAQTLVNASNDGTLNVSIDASSVSVIALTTTSAPTTNATTASNFLTSIPTTNTTTASTLTTPVQTTNATTRLTEGPADTGVSTVGLTTSAEGQTTTGDSTTPTDGSTANETSSTTELSTTSLVSETTGGSTTTTNDESIDTSPTSVTEVLTTSQESTTISESTTDTLISSPLTTATTAIGNTVTPIPISTSTSNEVITTSASTNMSTPSSAANVTTMSNILMTDTSTLPITTNATTASTSTNITTLPSTSSTINETTASVSTNTTTSTDTTTTSVSANSTTDISTTSNTTMTTTRTTSTPTINANISSTPANTTPPTTTTTTNDTTANATTNTTTTSTTTSVSIDTTATTINNMTIIPTPPSTSTITNANSNISTTTTTTTSSTTTLVTTTTTTPAPPVAVVIAVVLIVPFEPALEDPNSQQFQQLEAVIVNDFTIVYRRRFGVVFLRVIVVGFRPVVTGRRMVGTEAIVEVVLNNTAPSDQIPTPDDVAQTLVNASNDGTLNVSIDASSVSVIALTTTSAPTTNATTASTLTTPVQTTNATTRLTEGPADTGVSTVGLTTSAEGQTTTGDSTTPTDGSTANETSSTTELSTTSLVSETTGGSTTTTNDESIDTSPTSVTEVLTTSQESTTISESTTDTLISSPLTTATTAIGNTVTPIPISTSTSNEVITTSASTNMSTPSSAANVTTMSNILMTDTSTLPITTNATTASTSTNITTLPSTSSTINETTASVSTNTTTSTDTTTTSVSANSTTDISTTSNTTMTTTRTTSTPTINANISSTPANTTPPTTTTTTNDTTANATTNTTTTSTTTSVSIDTTATTINNMTIIPTPPSTSTITNANSNISTTTTTTTSSTTTLVTTTTTTPAPPVAVVIAVVLIVPFEPALEDPNSQQFQQLEAVIVNDFTIVYRRRFGVVFLRVIVVGFRPVVTGRRMVGTEAIVEVVLNNTAPSDQIPTPDDVAQTLVNASNDGTLNVSIDASSVSVIALTTTSAPTTNATTASNFLTSIPTTNTTTASTLTTPVQTTNATTRLTEGPADTGVSTVGLTTSAEGQTTTGDSTTPTDGSTANETSSTTELSTTSLVSETTGGSTTTTNDESIDTSPTSVTEVLTTSQESTTISESTTDTLISSPLTTATTAIGNTVTPIPISTSTSNEVITTSTNMSTPSTAANVTTMSNILMTDTSTLPITTNATTASTSTNITTLPSTSSTINETTASVSTNTTTSTDTTTTSVSANSTTDISTTSNTTMTTTRTTSTPTINANISSTPANTTPTTTTTNDTTANATTNTTTTTTTSTTTSVSIDTTATTINNMTIIPTPPSTSTITNANSNISTTTTTTSSTTTLVTTTTTTPAPPVAVVIAVVLIVPFEPALEDPNSQQFQQLEAVIVNDFTIVYRSRYGDVFLRIIVVGFRPVVTGRRMAGTEAIVEVVLNNTAPSDQMPTTDDVAQTLVNASNDGTLNVSIDASSVSAIALTTTSAPTTNATTASSFLTSVPTTNTTTASTLTTPVQTTNATTRLTEGPADTGVSTVGLTTSAEGQTTTGDSTTPTDGSTANETSSTTELSTTSLVSETTGGSTTTTNDESIDTSPTSVTEVLTTSQESTTISESTTDTLISSPLTTATTAIGNTVTPIPISTSTSNEVITTSTNMSTPSTAANVTTMSNILMTDTSTLPITTNATTASTSTNITTLPSTSSTINETTASVSTNTTTSTDTTTTSVSANSTTDISTTSNTTMTTTRTTSTPTINANISSTPANTTPTTTTTNDTTANATTNTTTTTTTSTTTSVSIVTTATTINNMTIIPTAPSTSTITNANSNISTTTTTTTSSTTTLVTTTTTTPAPPVAVVIAVVLIVPFEPALEDPNSQQFQQLEAVIVNDFTIVYRSRYGDVFLRIIVVGFRPVVTGRRMAGTEAIVEVVLNNTAPSDQMPTTDDVAQTLVNASNDGTLNVSIDASSVSVIALTTTSAPTTNATTASTLTTPVQTTNATTRLTEGPADTGVSTVGLTTSAEGQTTTGDSTTPTDGSTANEASSTTELSTTSLVSETETTDISTTSNATTTTTRTTSTPTINANISSTPANTTPPTTTTNDTTANATTNTTTTTTTSATTSVSTNTTATTINNVTIIPTPPSTSTITNANSNISTTTTTTTSSTTTLVTTTTTTPAPPVAVVIAVVLIVPFEPALEDPNSQQFQQLEAVIVNDFTIVYRSRYGDVFLRIIVVGFRPVVTGRRMVGTEAIVEVVLNNTAPSDQIPTTDDVAQTLVSASNDGTLNISIDASSVSVIVLTTTSAPTTNATTATTTSFTPTTAVATTQILVIFTSLGESFTVDLLNPSSPAFMSRSSLIETTLKPFYDAAFPSSFISLIVLEFRNGSIINEMGLEFVPDLVPNINDITNVLINASSNITAFNISVSSITVNGTVISVSSGVSHKISLITASFFVLLSWLLSSQH is encoded by the exons ATGACTACTACCAGAACTACTTCTACTCCTACCATTAATGCTAACATTTCAAGCACTCCTGCTAATACTACtcctcctactactactactaccactaatgATACCACTGCTAATGCCACtaccaatactactactacttctactacaacCTCTGTTAGTATCGATACTACTGCCACTACTATTAATAACATGACCATTATTCCCACTCCTCCTTCCACATCTACTATCACTAATGCAAACAGTAATATTTCAACCACTACAACCACCACCACTAGCTCTACCACCACCTTGGTcacaactactactaccactcCAGCTCCCCCAGTGGCTGTGGTAATTGCAGTAGTTTTGATAGTTCCATTTGAGCCAGCACTCGAGGATCCAAACAGCCAACAGTTCCAGCAGCTTGAAGCTGTAATTGTAAATGAT TTCACAATCGTCTACAGGAGGCGTTTTGGCGTTGTGTTTCTACGCGTTATTGTCGTAGGGTTCAG ACCAGTTGTGACAGGTAGACGAATGGTTGGAACTGAAGCAATAGTGGAGGTAGTGTTGAACAACACTGCACCATCTGATCAAATACCAACGCCTGATGATGTTGCACAAACCTTAGTTAATGCATCTAACGACGGTACCTTGAACGTCTCTATTGATGCCAGCTCAGTCAGTGTAATAG cttTGACTACAACTTCAGCTCCCACGACCAATGCAACAACTG catcaAATTTCCTAACTTCCATTCCGACAACCAATACAACTACTG catctACTTTGACAACTCCAGTTCAAACAACTAATGCAACAACTC gtTTAACCGAAGGACCGGCTGACACCGGAGTATCAACTGTAGGATtaacaacatcagctgagggaCAAACAACCACAGGAGACTCAACAACACCAACTGATGGATCAACTGCCAACGAAACTTCAAGTACAACTGAACTATCAACAACAAGCCTTGTGTCAGAAACAACTGGTGGATCaactacaacaacaaatgaTGAATCAATTGACACCAGTCCCACCTCTGTCACTGAAGTTTTAACTACAagtcaagaatcaacaacaatcAGTGAATCAACAACAGATACTCTTATTTCTAGTCCTCTCACCACTGCTACCACTGCCATTGGGAATACTGTTACTCCTATTCCTATTTCTACCTCTACCAGTAATGAGGTTATCACTACCAGTGCCAGTACAAATATGTCTACTCCCTCTTCTGCCGCTAATGTCACCACTATGAGTAATATTCTGATGACTGATACTTCTACTCTTCCTATTACTACTAATGCTACCACTGCCAGTACAAGTACCAATATTACTACTCTTCCTTCTACCTCTAGTACAATTAATGAGACTACTGCTAGTGTCAGCACCAATACTACTACTTCTACGGATACTACTACGACCTCTGTTAGTGCCAATAGTACTACTGATATCAGTACTACGAGTAATACCACCATGACTACTACCAGAACTACTTCTACTCCTACCATTAATGCTAACATTTCAAGCACTCCTGCTAATACTACtcctcctactactactactaccactaatgATACCACTGCTAATGCCACtaccaatactactactacttctactacaacCTCTGTTAGTATCGATACTACTGCCACTACTATTAATAACATGACCATTATTCCCACTCCTCCTTCCACATCTACTATCACTAATGCAAACAGTAATATTTCAACCACTACAACCACCACCACTAGCTCTACCACCACCTTGGTcacaactactactaccactcCAGCTCCCCCAGTGGCTGTGGTAATTGCAGTAGTTTTGATAGTTCCATTTGAGCCAGCACTCGAGGATCCAAACAGCCAACAGTTCCAGCAGCTTGAAGCTGTAATTGTAAATGAT TTCACAATCGTCTACAGGAGGCGTTTTGGCGTTGTGTTTCTACGCGTTATTGTCGTAGGGTTCAG ACCAGTTGTGACAGGTAGACGAATGGTTGGAACTGAAGCAATAGTGGAGGTAGTGTTGAACAACACTGCACCATCTGATCAAATACCAACGCCTGATGATGTTGCACAAACCTTAGTTAATGCATCTAACGACGGTACCTTGAACGTCTCTATTGATGCCAGCTCAGTCAGTGTAATAG cttTGACTACAACTTCAGCTCCCACGACCAATGCAACAACTG catctACTTTGACAACTCCAGTTCAAACAACTAATGCAACAACTC gtTTAACCGAAGGACCGGCTGACACCGGAGTATCAACTGTAGGATtaacaacatcagctgagggaCAAACAACCACAGGAGACTCAACAACACCAACTGATGGATCAACTGCCAACGAAACTTCAAGTACAACTGAACTATCAACAACAAGCCTTGTGTCAGAAACAACTGGTGGATCaactacaacaacaaatgaTGAATCAATTGACACCAGTCCCACCTCTGTCACTGAAGTTTTAACTACAagtcaagaatcaacaacaatcAGTGAATCAACAACAGATACTCTTATTTCTAGTCCTCTCACCACTGCTACCACTGCCATTGGGAATACTGTTACTCCTATTCCTATTTCTACCTCTACCAGTAATGAGGTTATCACTACCAGTGCCAGTACAAATATGTCTACTCCCTCTTCTGCCGCTAATGTCACCACTATGAGTAATATTCTGATGACTGATACTTCTACTCTTCCTATTACTACTAATGCTACCACTGCCAGTACAAGTACCAATATTACTACTCTTCCTTCTACCTCTAGTACAATTAATGAGACTACTGCTAGTGTCAGCACCAATACTACTACTTCTACGGATACTACTACGACCTCTGTTAGTGCCAATAGTACTACTGATATCAGTACTACGAGTAATACCACCATGACTACTACCAGAACTACTTCTACTCCTACCATTAATGCTAACATTTCAAGCACTCCTGCTAATACTACtcctcctactactactactaccactaatgATACCACTGCTAATGCCACtaccaatactactactacttctactacaacCTCTGTTAGTATCGATACTACTGCCACTACTATTAATAACATGACCATTATTCCCACTCCTCCTTCCACATCTACTATCACTAATGCAAACAGTAATATTTCAACCACTACAACCACCACCACTAGCTCTACCACCACCTTGGTcacaactactactaccactcCAGCTCCCCCAGTGGCTGTGGTAATTGCAGTAGTTTTGATAGTTCCATTTGAGCCAGCACTCGAGGATCCAAACAGCCAACAGTTCCAGCAGCTTGAAGCTGTAATTGTAAATGAT TTCACAATCGTCTACAGGAGGCGTTTTGGCGTTGTGTTTCTACGCGTTATTGTCGTAGGGTTCAG ACCAGTTGTGACAGGTAGACGAATGGTTGGAACTGAAGCAATAGTGGAGGTAGTGTTGAACAACACTGCACCATCTGATCAAATACCAACGCCTGATGATGTTGCACAAACCTTAGTTAATGCATCTAACGACGGTACCTTGAACGTCTCTATTGATGCCAGCTCAGTCAGTGTAATAG cttTGACTACAACTTCAGCTCCCACGACCAATGCAACAACTG catcaAATTTCCTAACTTCCATTCCGACAACCAATACAACTACTG catctACTTTGACAACTCCAGTTCAAACAACTAATGCAACAACTC gtTTAACCGAAGGACCGGCTGACACCGGAGTATCAACTGTAGGATtaacaacatcagctgagggaCAAACAACCACAGGAGACTCAACAACACCAACTGATGGATCAACTGCCAACGAAACTTCAAGTACAACTGAACTATCAACAACAAGCCTTGTGTCAGAAACAACTGGTGGATCaactacaacaacaaatgaTGAATCAATTGACACCAGTCCCACCTCTGTCACTGAAGTTTTAACTACAagtcaagaatcaacaacaatcAGTGAATCAACAACAGATACTCTTATTTCTAGTCCTCTCACCACTGCTACCACTGCCATTGGGAATACTGTTACTCCTATTCCTATTTCTACCTCTACCAGTAATGAGGTTATCACTACCAGTACAAATATGTCTACTCCCTCTACTGCCGCTAATGTCACCACTATGAGTAATATTCTGATGACTGATACTTCTACTCTTCCTATTACTACCAATGCTACCACTGCCAGTACAAGTACCAATATTACTACTCTTCCTTCTACTTCTAGTACAATTAATGAGACTACTGCTAGTGTCAGCACCAATACTACTACttctacagatactactacgaCTTCTGTTAGTGCCAATAGTACTACTGATATTAGTACTACGAGTAATACCACCATGACTACTACCAGAACTACTTCTACTCCTACCATTAATGCTAACATTTCAAGCACTCCTGCTAAtactactcctactactactaccactaatgATACCACTGCTAATGCCACTACCaatactactacaactactactacatctACTACAACCTCTGTTAGTATCGATACTACTGCCACTACTATTAATAACATGACCATTATTCCCACTCCTCCTTCCACATCTACTATCACTAATGCAAACAGTAATATTTCAACCACTACAACCACCACTAGCTCTACCACCACCTTGGTcacaactactactaccactcCAGCTCCCCCAGTGGCTGTGGTAATTGCAGTAGTTTTGATAGTTCCATTTGAACCAGCACTCGAGGATCCAAACAGCCAACAGTTCCAGCAGCTTGAAGCTGTAATTGTAAATGAT TTCACAATCGTCTACAGGAGTCGTTATGGCGATGTGTTTCTACGCATTATTGTCGTAGGGTTCAG ACCAGTTGTGACCGGTAGACGAATGGCTGGAACTGAAGCAATAGTGGAGGTAGTGTTGAACAACACTGCACCATCTGATCAAATGCCAACGACTGATGATGTTGCACAAACCTTAGTTAATGCATCTAACGACGGTACCTTGAACGTCTCTATTGATGCCAGCTCAGTCAGTGCAATAG CTTTGACTACAACTTCAGCTCCCACGACCAATGCAACAACTG catCAAGTTTCCTAACTTCAGTTCCGACAACCAATACAACTACTG catctACTTTGACAACTCCAGTTCAAACAACTAATGCAACAACTC gtTTAACCGAAGGACCGGCTGACACCGGAGTATCAACTGTAGGATtaacaacatcagctgagggaCAAACAACCACAGGAGACTCAACAACACCAACTGATGGATCAACTGCCAACGAAACTTCAAGTACAACTGAACTATCAACAACAAGCCTTGTGTCAGAAACAACCGGTGGATCaactacaacaacaaatgaTGAATCAATTGACACCAGTCCCACCTCTGTCACTGAAGTTTTAACTACAagtcaagaatcaacaacaatcAGTGAATCAACAACAGATACTCTTATTTCTAGTCCTCTCACCACTGCTACCACTGCCATTGGGAATACTGTTACTCCTATTCCTATTTCTACCTCTACCAGTAATGAGGTTATCACTACCAGTACAAATATGTCTACTCCCTCTACTGCCGCTAATGTCACCACTATGAGTAATATTCTGATGACTGATACTTCTACTCTTCCTATTACTACCAATGCTACCACTGCCAGTACAAGTACCAATATTACTACTCTTCCTTCTACTTCTAGTACAATTAATGAGACTACTGCTAGTGTCAGCACCAATACTACTACTTCTACGGATACTACTACGACTTCTGTTAGTGCCAATAGTACTACTGATATCAGTACTACGAGTAATACCACCATGACTACTACCAGAACTACTTCTACTCCTACCATTAATGCTAACATTTCAAGCACTCCTGCTAAtactactcctactactactaccactaatgATACCACTGCTAATGCCACTACCaatactactacaactactactacatctACTACAACCTCTGTTAGTATCGTTACTACTGCCACTACTATTAATAACATGACCATTATTCCCACTGCTCCTTCCACATCTACTATCACTAATGCAAACAGTAATATTTCAACCACTACAACCACCACCACTAGCTCTACCACCACCTTGGTcacaactactactaccactcCAGCTCCCCCAGTGGCTGTGGTAATTGCAGTAGTTTTGATAGTTCCATTTGAACCAGCACTCGAGGATCCAAACAGCCAACAGTTCCAGCAGCTTGAAGCTGTAATTGTAAATGAT TTCACAATCGTCTACAGGAGTCGTTATGGCGATGTGTTTCTACGCATTATTGTCGTAGGGTTCAG ACCAGTTGTGACCGGTAGACGAATGGCTGGAACTGAAGCAATAGTGGAGGTAGTGTTGAACAACACTGCACCATCTGATCAAATGCCAACGACTGATGATGTTGCACAAACCTTAGTTAATGCATCTAACGACGGTACCTTGAACGTCTCTATTGATGCCAGCTCAGTCAGTGTAATAG CTTTGACTACAACTTCAGCTCCCACGACCAATGCAACAACTG catctACTTTAACAACTCCAGTTCAAACAACTAATGCAACAACTC gtTTAACCGAAGGACCGGCTGACACCGGAGTATCAACTGTAGGATtaacaacatcagctgagggaCAAACAACCACAGGAGACTCAACAACACCAACTGATGGATCAACTGCCAACGAAGCTTCAAGTACAACTGAACTATCAACAACAAGCCTTGTGTCAGAAACAGAAACTACTGATATTAGTACTACGAGTAATGCCACCACGACTACTACCAGAACTACTTCTACTCCTACCATTAATGCTAACATTTCAAGCACTCCTGCTAATACTACTCCTcctactactaccactaatgATACCACTGCTAATGCCACTACCaatactactacaactactactacttctgCTACAACCTCTGTTAGTACCAATACTACTGCCACTACTATTAATAATGTTACCATTATTCCCACTCCTCCTTCCACATCTACTATCACTAATGCAAACAGTAATATTTCAACCACTACAACCACCACCACTAGCTCTACCACCACCTTGGTcacaactactactaccactcCAGCTCCCCCAGTGGCTGTGGTAATTGCAGTAGTTTTGATAGTTCCATTTGAACCAGCACTCGAGGATCCAAACAGCCAACAGTTCCAGCAGCTTGAAGCTGTAATTGTAAATGAC TTCACAATCGTCTACAGGAGTCGTTATGGCGATGTGTTTCTACGCATTATTGTCGTAGGGTTCAG ACCAGTTGTGACCGGTAGACGAATGGTTGGAACTGAAGCAATAGTGGAGGTAGTGTTGAACAACACTGCACCATCTGATCAAATACCAACGACTGATGATGTTGCACAAACCTTAGTTAGTGCATCTAACGACGGTACCTTGAACATCTCTATTGATGCCAGCTCAGTCAGTGTAATAG ttttgaCTACAACTTCAGCTCCCACAACCAATGCAACAACTG CCACAACAACTTCATTTACTCCTACAACAGCTGTGGCTACCACACAGATTCTGGTGATTTTCACGTCTCTTGGGGAGTCATTCACAGTAGACTTATTGAATCCATCATCTCCAGCATTTATGAGTCGATCCTCACTGATAGAGACAACA CTTAAACCTTTCTATGATGCGGCATTCCCATCATCATTCATCTCGTTGATTGTCCTTGAATTCAG aaatgGTTCAATTATTAATGAGATGGGACTTGAATTTGTGCCTGACCTTGTTCCCAATATCAATGACATTACAAATGTTTTGATCAACGCGTCTTCAAACATCACAGCCTTCAACATCTCCGTCTCCTCCATCACTGTGAATggcacag TTATAAGTGTTTCCAGTGGAGTGAGTCACAAAATCAGCCTCATCACTGCATCCTTCTTTGtgctgttgtcatggttactgTCAAGCCAGCATTAG